A window of the Candidatus Syntrophosphaera sp. genome harbors these coding sequences:
- a CDS encoding 4Fe-4S binding protein: MKNGKAVIDSKKCIGCNRCVEGVGVPYEAETEVEETLAGAAPEEIVPPSAAEKPMEEKAAPPAREKPAATVKPAPVAKDTVAVQAAEAPAALYEVNPAKCISCRLCVRYCPVGAITMVGGKAVIDQEKCIDCGICKDGNGANFPGCPVGAISGP, encoded by the coding sequence ATGAAGAATGGCAAGGCTGTCATCGACTCCAAAAAATGCATCGGCTGCAATCGCTGCGTGGAGGGGGTTGGAGTTCCCTATGAAGCTGAAACCGAAGTTGAAGAGACCCTTGCGGGAGCTGCGCCAGAGGAAATAGTACCCCCAAGCGCGGCTGAAAAACCAATGGAGGAGAAAGCTGCACCCCCGGCGCGGGAGAAACCCGCGGCGACAGTAAAACCCGCCCCCGTGGCGAAGGATACTGTTGCCGTGCAAGCTGCCGAAGCCCCTGCCGCGCTGTATGAGGTCAATCCGGCCAAATGCATCAGTTGCAGGCTGTGCGTGCGCTATTGCCCGGTTGGCGCGATCACCATGGTGGGCGGCAAGGCCGTGATCGATCAGGAGAAATGCATCGATTGCGGCATCTGCAAAGACGGCAACGGCGCCAATTTCCCAGGCTGCCCCGTTGGCGCCATCTCGGGCCCCTGA